In the Nitrospirota bacterium genome, TTCTGCATAATTGATAATGAATGAGCCTGTATAGGAAAGGGATGGGTCGTGTCTCTGCCTGAGCCATATCTCGATATGCGTGAGGGGGCAATACCATCCAAAGACCTGCATCACGATGGCGAAAATAAGGCCGCCTATGTGGAGGATTTTAACCCCGATATAGCGGCGGCCCAACAAGGCGCCGAATATGAGGAATAATATCCACAGGAAATGAATTGCTACAACAATATCAGCGGCTATTCTGTAAGCCAT is a window encoding:
- a CDS encoding DUF2784 domain-containing protein, with the protein product MAYRIAADIVVAIHFLWILFLIFGALLGRRYIGVKILHIGGLIFAIVMQVFGWYCPLTHIEIWLRQRHDPSLSYTGSFIINYAEKLIYIEISQEIIFVLTILLILGSAWIYLHKPRHF